One genomic window of Cinclus cinclus chromosome 6, bCinCin1.1, whole genome shotgun sequence includes the following:
- the CHKA gene encoding choline kinase alpha isoform X2, whose product MKTKFCNGDADPSPLGLLLGRGSAAAGQPPSPLAHPDPEGKDPTAAGRGGGVATPPPALPPPLEEESPPLDPRTRRRAYLWCKEFLPGAWRGLREEQLCISPIRGGLSNMLFQCSLPDTVETVADEPRKVLLRLYGAILQMGAEAMVLESVMFAILAERALGPKLYGIFPQGRLEEFIPSRKLSTEELSLPDISAEIAEKMARFHGMKMPFNKEPKWLFGTMEKYLNQVLRIKFTRESQTRKLNKLLSYNLPQEMKNLRAMLEATSSPVVFCHNDCQEGNILLLEGRETSENQKLMLIDFEYSSYNYRGFDIGNHFCEWMYDYSYEKYPFFKASILKYPSKKQQLHFLSSYLSAFHDGFENLSNEEKSNLEEIVLVEVNRFALASHFFWGLWSIIQAKISSIEFGYLEYALSRFDAYFDQKRKLKV is encoded by the exons ATGAAAACCAAGTTCTGCAACGGCGACGCCGACCCGTCCCCGCTCGGGCTCCTCCTTGGCCGCGGGTCCGCCGCGGCCGGGCAGCCGCCCTCGCCGCTGGCTCACCCGGACCCCGAGGGGAAGGATCCCACCGCGGCGGGCAGAGGCGGTGGCGTCGCGACCCCGCCCCCGGCGCTGCCTCCGCCGCTCGAGGAGGAGTCGCCGCCGCTCGACCCCCGGACGCGGCGCCGGGCGTATCTGTGGTGCAAGGAGTTCCTGCCGGGGGCCTGGCGGGGGCTGCGGGAAGAGCAGCTGTGCATCAGCCCCATCAG AGGTGGCCTCAGCAACATGCTGTTTCAGTGCTCGCTGCCTGATACCGTTGAGACAGTTGCAGATGAACCACGGAAAGTTCTCCTGCGTTTATACGGTGCAATCCTGCAGATG GGGGCAGAAGCCATGGTTCTGGAAAGTGTTATGTTTGCCATTCTTGCAGAGAGAGCGCTTGGACCAAAGCTGTATGGAATCTTCCCACAAGGGCGACTGGAGGAATTCATTCCC aGCAGGAAATTGAGCACTGAAGAACTAAGCTTACCTGACATATCTGCTGAAATAGCTGAGAAGATGGCCAGATTTCATGGCATGAAAATGCCGTTTAATAAGGAACCCAAGTGGCTTTTTGGAACAATGGAAAA gtATCTAAATCAAGTGCTGAGAATTAAATTTACCAGAGAATCTCAAACCAGAAAACTGAACAAACTTCTCAGTTACAATCTCCcccaggaaatgaaaaatctaaG agctATGCTTGAAGCTACTTCTTCACCAGTTGTATTTTGCCACAATGACTGTCAAGAGG GTAATATCTTACTTCTGGAAGGCAGAGAGACTTCAGAAAACCAAAAGCTGATGCTCATTGACTTTGAATACAGCAGCTATAATTACCG aggaTTTGATATTGGAAATCACTTCTGTGAATGGATGTATGATTACTCATATGAAAAGTACCCATTCTTCAAAGCCAGTATTCTTAAATATCCCTCGAAGAAACAACAG CTTCATTTCCTCTCCAGTTACCTGTCTGCATTCCATGATGGCTTTGAAAATCTGAGCAATGAAGAGAAGTCCAATCTAGAAGAAATAGTGTTGGTAGAAGTTAACAG GTTTGCCCTTGCATCACACTTCTTCTGGGGTCTATGGTCTATTATACAAGCAAAGATCTCATCCATTGAGTTTGGGTACCTG GAATATGCATTATCCAGATTTGATGCCTACTTTGATCAGAAGAGAAAGCTGAAGGTGTGA
- the CHKA gene encoding choline kinase alpha isoform X3, producing MKTKFCNGDADPSPLGLLLGRGSAAAGQPPSPLAHPDPEGKDPTAAGRGGGVATPPPALPPPLEEESPPLDPRTRRRAYLWCKEFLPGAWRGLREEQLCISPIRGGLSNMLFQCSLPDTVETVADEPRKVLLRLYGAILQMRSCNKGESVQSQKENDLQSRKLSTEELSLPDISAEIAEKMARFHGMKMPFNKEPKWLFGTMEKYLNQVLRIKFTRESQTRKLNKLLSYNLPQEMKNLRAMLEATSSPVVFCHNDCQEGNILLLEGRETSENQKLMLIDFEYSSYNYRGFDIGNHFCEWMYDYSYEKYPFFKASILKYPSKKQQLHFLSSYLSAFHDGFENLSNEEKSNLEEIVLVEVNRFALASHFFWGLWSIIQAKISSIEFGYLEYALSRFDAYFDQKRKLKV from the exons ATGAAAACCAAGTTCTGCAACGGCGACGCCGACCCGTCCCCGCTCGGGCTCCTCCTTGGCCGCGGGTCCGCCGCGGCCGGGCAGCCGCCCTCGCCGCTGGCTCACCCGGACCCCGAGGGGAAGGATCCCACCGCGGCGGGCAGAGGCGGTGGCGTCGCGACCCCGCCCCCGGCGCTGCCTCCGCCGCTCGAGGAGGAGTCGCCGCCGCTCGACCCCCGGACGCGGCGCCGGGCGTATCTGTGGTGCAAGGAGTTCCTGCCGGGGGCCTGGCGGGGGCTGCGGGAAGAGCAGCTGTGCATCAGCCCCATCAG AGGTGGCCTCAGCAACATGCTGTTTCAGTGCTCGCTGCCTGATACCGTTGAGACAGTTGCAGATGAACCACGGAAAGTTCTCCTGCGTTTATACGGTGCAATCCTGCAGATG AGGTCCTGTAATAAGGGCGAGTCTGTACAGTCTCAGAAGGAAAATGACTTGCAA aGCAGGAAATTGAGCACTGAAGAACTAAGCTTACCTGACATATCTGCTGAAATAGCTGAGAAGATGGCCAGATTTCATGGCATGAAAATGCCGTTTAATAAGGAACCCAAGTGGCTTTTTGGAACAATGGAAAA gtATCTAAATCAAGTGCTGAGAATTAAATTTACCAGAGAATCTCAAACCAGAAAACTGAACAAACTTCTCAGTTACAATCTCCcccaggaaatgaaaaatctaaG agctATGCTTGAAGCTACTTCTTCACCAGTTGTATTTTGCCACAATGACTGTCAAGAGG GTAATATCTTACTTCTGGAAGGCAGAGAGACTTCAGAAAACCAAAAGCTGATGCTCATTGACTTTGAATACAGCAGCTATAATTACCG aggaTTTGATATTGGAAATCACTTCTGTGAATGGATGTATGATTACTCATATGAAAAGTACCCATTCTTCAAAGCCAGTATTCTTAAATATCCCTCGAAGAAACAACAG CTTCATTTCCTCTCCAGTTACCTGTCTGCATTCCATGATGGCTTTGAAAATCTGAGCAATGAAGAGAAGTCCAATCTAGAAGAAATAGTGTTGGTAGAAGTTAACAG GTTTGCCCTTGCATCACACTTCTTCTGGGGTCTATGGTCTATTATACAAGCAAAGATCTCATCCATTGAGTTTGGGTACCTG GAATATGCATTATCCAGATTTGATGCCTACTTTGATCAGAAGAGAAAGCTGAAGGTGTGA
- the CHKA gene encoding choline kinase alpha isoform X1 translates to MKTKFCNGDADPSPLGLLLGRGSAAAGQPPSPLAHPDPEGKDPTAAGRGGGVATPPPALPPPLEEESPPLDPRTRRRAYLWCKEFLPGAWRGLREEQLCISPIRGGLSNMLFQCSLPDTVETVADEPRKVLLRLYGAILQMRSCNKGESVQSQKENDLQGAEAMVLESVMFAILAERALGPKLYGIFPQGRLEEFIPSRKLSTEELSLPDISAEIAEKMARFHGMKMPFNKEPKWLFGTMEKYLNQVLRIKFTRESQTRKLNKLLSYNLPQEMKNLRAMLEATSSPVVFCHNDCQEGNILLLEGRETSENQKLMLIDFEYSSYNYRGFDIGNHFCEWMYDYSYEKYPFFKASILKYPSKKQQLHFLSSYLSAFHDGFENLSNEEKSNLEEIVLVEVNRFALASHFFWGLWSIIQAKISSIEFGYLEYALSRFDAYFDQKRKLKV, encoded by the exons ATGAAAACCAAGTTCTGCAACGGCGACGCCGACCCGTCCCCGCTCGGGCTCCTCCTTGGCCGCGGGTCCGCCGCGGCCGGGCAGCCGCCCTCGCCGCTGGCTCACCCGGACCCCGAGGGGAAGGATCCCACCGCGGCGGGCAGAGGCGGTGGCGTCGCGACCCCGCCCCCGGCGCTGCCTCCGCCGCTCGAGGAGGAGTCGCCGCCGCTCGACCCCCGGACGCGGCGCCGGGCGTATCTGTGGTGCAAGGAGTTCCTGCCGGGGGCCTGGCGGGGGCTGCGGGAAGAGCAGCTGTGCATCAGCCCCATCAG AGGTGGCCTCAGCAACATGCTGTTTCAGTGCTCGCTGCCTGATACCGTTGAGACAGTTGCAGATGAACCACGGAAAGTTCTCCTGCGTTTATACGGTGCAATCCTGCAGATG AGGTCCTGTAATAAGGGCGAGTCTGTACAGTCTCAGAAGGAAAATGACTTGCAA GGGGCAGAAGCCATGGTTCTGGAAAGTGTTATGTTTGCCATTCTTGCAGAGAGAGCGCTTGGACCAAAGCTGTATGGAATCTTCCCACAAGGGCGACTGGAGGAATTCATTCCC aGCAGGAAATTGAGCACTGAAGAACTAAGCTTACCTGACATATCTGCTGAAATAGCTGAGAAGATGGCCAGATTTCATGGCATGAAAATGCCGTTTAATAAGGAACCCAAGTGGCTTTTTGGAACAATGGAAAA gtATCTAAATCAAGTGCTGAGAATTAAATTTACCAGAGAATCTCAAACCAGAAAACTGAACAAACTTCTCAGTTACAATCTCCcccaggaaatgaaaaatctaaG agctATGCTTGAAGCTACTTCTTCACCAGTTGTATTTTGCCACAATGACTGTCAAGAGG GTAATATCTTACTTCTGGAAGGCAGAGAGACTTCAGAAAACCAAAAGCTGATGCTCATTGACTTTGAATACAGCAGCTATAATTACCG aggaTTTGATATTGGAAATCACTTCTGTGAATGGATGTATGATTACTCATATGAAAAGTACCCATTCTTCAAAGCCAGTATTCTTAAATATCCCTCGAAGAAACAACAG CTTCATTTCCTCTCCAGTTACCTGTCTGCATTCCATGATGGCTTTGAAAATCTGAGCAATGAAGAGAAGTCCAATCTAGAAGAAATAGTGTTGGTAGAAGTTAACAG GTTTGCCCTTGCATCACACTTCTTCTGGGGTCTATGGTCTATTATACAAGCAAAGATCTCATCCATTGAGTTTGGGTACCTG GAATATGCATTATCCAGATTTGATGCCTACTTTGATCAGAAGAGAAAGCTGAAGGTGTGA